TCTGGCACAAAGAGGGAAAAGTACGATGGGCTGGTTTTTTGGATTCAAGCTTCATCTGGTCTGTAACGAAAAGGGTGAATTGCTGAATTTCTCTCTCACAAAAGGCAATGTCGACGATAGAAACCCTGACGTAATCAATGTTCTTACCAAAGATCTTTTCGGTAAACTATATGCAGACAAGGGTTACATCAGCACAAAGCTCTTCGAGATGCTGTTTGACCAGGGTGTTCATTTAGTGACCGGTATACGCTCAAATATGAAAAATTCCCTGATGTCATTCCGCGACAAGATTCTCTTACGCAAAAGATCTGTAATTGAGTCCATCAATGATGAACTGAAGAATATCTGCCAGATAGAACATTCAAGGCATCGTTCCACACATAATTTCATCATGAACATAATTGCTGCATTGGTGGCATATTGTTTCTTTCCCAAAAAGCCTTCAATCAAATTTGAAGTGGAAAAGTCAAGTCAATTAACCATTTGGGGATAATATGTTATCCCGAACTCACGTTATTAGAACCATATTAGAGCCATATTAGAACCATATTAGAACCATATTAGAACGAGATACGGATTTGTTAGCTCTCACTGAACCGGATTTGGATGAAAAACAGCTAAAACAGGAGGAGGAAGAGAAGAATCAACAATTATCCGGACGAATAGAACGCT
This genomic window from Dysgonomonadaceae bacterium zrk40 contains:
- a CDS encoding IS982 family transposase; this encodes MITTDKVIEIFCIADDFCAEYENEIQNHQLQAGGTTKRRNRKTQMSQSEIIAVMVCFHCGTFHNFKNYYLFYICKHMKSYFPNAVSYNRFVELQPRVIVPFMLLLKLFGFGECTGITYVDSTPIKVCHNKRIHSNKVFRDLAQRGKSTMGWFFGFKLHLVCNEKGELLNFSLTKGNVDDRNPDVINVLTKDLFGKLYADKGYISTKLFEMLFDQGVHLVTGIRSNMKNSLMSFRDKILLRKRSVIESINDELKNICQIEHSRHRSTHNFIMNIIAALVAYCFFPKKPSIKFEVEKSSQLTIWG